The following proteins are encoded in a genomic region of Paenibacillus sp. FSL R7-0273:
- a CDS encoding CTP synthase: protein MTKYIFVTGGVVSSLGKGITAASLGRLLKNRGLKVTIQKFDPYINVDPGTMSPYQHGEVFVTDDGAETDLDLGHYERFIDINLSKNSNVTTGKIYSSVISKERRGEYLGGTVQVIPHITNEIKERVFRAGRETGSDVVITEIGGTVGDIESLPFMEAIRQIKSDIGRENVMYIHVTLIPYIKAAGEVKTKPTQHSVKELRSIGIQPNVIVCRTEYPLTDDMKAKLALFCDIDKNAVVECRDASTLYEVPLNLRDEGLDEIVVNHLKLTTPAPDMREWESMLGRIQQLERTVEIAIVGKYVALHDAYLSVVESLSHAGFAANAEVKIRWVDAELITDQNVDELLGGIGGILVPGGFGDRGIEGKISAIRYAREQSIPFFGICLGMQVSVIEYGRSILGLTGANSSEIDPATPHALIDLLPEQKDIEDMGGTMRLGLYPCKLLPDSLAMSCYEDELVYERHRHRYEFNNAYRDEIEKAGLVISGTSPDGRLVEIVELPGHPWFLAVQFHPEFISRPNRPQPLFREFVKASLTHSEQL from the coding sequence GTGACAAAGTATATTTTTGTAACGGGTGGCGTCGTGTCTTCCCTGGGCAAAGGCATAACTGCCGCTTCGCTGGGCAGGCTGCTCAAAAACAGAGGTCTCAAGGTGACAATCCAGAAATTCGATCCTTACATTAACGTTGACCCGGGAACAATGAGCCCTTATCAGCACGGGGAAGTTTTCGTTACCGATGATGGAGCGGAGACTGACCTTGACCTTGGACACTATGAACGGTTTATTGACATTAATCTGTCCAAGAACAGCAACGTGACTACAGGGAAGATCTATTCCTCAGTTATCAGTAAAGAGCGGCGCGGTGAATACTTGGGCGGAACTGTTCAGGTTATCCCGCATATCACGAATGAAATCAAGGAGCGCGTATTCCGTGCGGGACGTGAGACAGGCTCTGACGTAGTCATCACCGAAATCGGCGGTACTGTAGGCGATATTGAGAGTCTGCCGTTCATGGAAGCTATCCGTCAGATCAAGAGCGATATCGGCCGTGAGAATGTAATGTACATTCACGTAACACTGATTCCTTACATCAAGGCTGCCGGTGAAGTGAAAACCAAGCCGACACAGCACAGTGTAAAAGAGCTGCGCAGCATCGGAATTCAGCCGAATGTGATTGTATGCCGCACAGAGTATCCTCTGACCGATGACATGAAGGCCAAGCTTGCCCTGTTCTGTGATATTGATAAGAATGCCGTAGTAGAGTGCCGCGATGCCTCCACTCTATATGAAGTTCCGCTCAATCTGCGTGACGAAGGCCTGGATGAAATTGTAGTCAACCACCTGAAGCTGACTACTCCGGCTCCGGATATGCGCGAATGGGAGAGCATGCTGGGCCGGATCCAGCAGCTGGAGCGTACGGTTGAAATTGCAATTGTCGGTAAATATGTAGCTCTGCATGACGCTTATCTGAGTGTAGTGGAGTCATTGTCCCATGCCGGCTTTGCGGCGAATGCGGAGGTTAAGATCCGCTGGGTTGATGCTGAGCTGATTACGGATCAGAATGTGGACGAGCTGCTGGGCGGCATCGGCGGCATCCTTGTTCCGGGCGGCTTCGGGGACCGGGGGATTGAAGGAAAAATTTCCGCAATCCGTTATGCCCGTGAGCAGTCTATCCCGTTCTTCGGCATCTGCCTGGGAATGCAGGTATCGGTAATCGAGTATGGCCGCTCCATCCTGGGGCTGACCGGTGCGAACAGCTCGGAGATCGATCCGGCTACACCGCATGCTCTGATTGACCTGCTGCCTGAGCAGAAGGATATTGAGGATATGGGCGGAACGATGCGCCTTGGCCTTTATCCGTGCAAGCTTTTGCCGGATTCCCTGGCAATGTCCTGCTATGAGGATGAGCTGGTGTATGAGCGTCACCGTCACCGGTACGAGTTCAACAATGCTTACCGCGATGAGATTGAAAAAGCGGGCCTCGTAATCTCCGGAACCTCACCGGACGGCCGCCTCGTCGAGATTGTGGAGCTTCCGGGACATCCTTGGTTCCTGGCGGTACAGTTCCATCCGGAATTCATTTCCCGTCCGAACCGTCCGCAGCCGTTGTTCCGCGAATTTGTCAAAGCATCCCTGACTCATTCAGAGCAGCTGTAA
- a CDS encoding response regulator, with the protein MEKRKVLIVDDQNGIRILLMEVFNSEGYTTYQAANGKAALDIVQKESPDLVLLDMKIPGMDGLEILKHLKQLNPAIKVIMMTAYGELDMIKEATKLGALMHFTKPFDIDEMRVAVNMHLQGQAG; encoded by the coding sequence ATGGAAAAGAGAAAAGTGTTAATCGTCGATGATCAGAACGGAATCCGCATTCTCCTGATGGAAGTGTTTAACAGCGAGGGGTATACCACCTATCAGGCTGCTAACGGAAAAGCGGCGCTTGATATTGTCCAGAAGGAATCCCCGGATCTGGTTCTGCTTGATATGAAAATTCCGGGCATGGACGGGCTGGAAATTCTCAAGCATCTGAAGCAGCTGAATCCGGCCATTAAAGTCATTATGATGACGGCATACGGAGAGCTTGATATGATTAAGGAAGCTACAAAGCTTGGCGCGCTGATGCATTTTACGAAGCCGTTTGACATTGATGAAATGCGGGTAGCGGTGAATATGCATCTTCAGGGGCAGGCCGGTTAA
- the fba gene encoding class II fructose-1,6-bisphosphate aldolase, whose protein sequence is MPLVSMTDMLNKALEGKYAVGQFNINNLEWTQAILGAAEEEKSPVILGVSEGAARHMGGFTTVVKMVEGLIHDMKITVPVAIHLDHGSSFDKCKDAIDAGFTSVMIDGSHHPIAENIEMTKKVVEYAHAKGVSVEAEVGTVGGQEDDVIGGIQYADLNECIALVKETGVDTLAPALGSVHGPYLGEPNLGFKEMEEIRDAVKLPLVLHGGTGIPLHDIQKSISLGTSKINVNTENQIAFAKVVREVLAAKPDAYDPRTFIAPGREAIKQTVIGKIREFGSSNKA, encoded by the coding sequence ATGCCATTAGTATCTATGACTGACATGTTAAACAAAGCACTTGAAGGAAAATATGCAGTAGGCCAGTTCAACATTAACAACCTGGAGTGGACTCAGGCGATTCTTGGTGCAGCAGAAGAAGAGAAATCCCCGGTAATTCTTGGTGTTTCCGAAGGCGCTGCGCGTCACATGGGCGGATTCACTACTGTAGTGAAGATGGTTGAAGGACTTATTCACGACATGAAGATCACTGTTCCTGTTGCTATTCACCTGGACCACGGCTCCAGCTTTGACAAATGTAAAGACGCTATTGATGCCGGATTCACTTCCGTTATGATCGACGGTTCCCATCATCCAATCGCTGAAAATATCGAAATGACCAAAAAAGTTGTTGAATACGCACACGCTAAAGGCGTTTCCGTTGAAGCTGAAGTTGGTACAGTAGGCGGACAGGAAGACGACGTTATCGGCGGCATCCAGTATGCAGACCTTAACGAATGTATCGCTCTGGTTAAAGAAACTGGCGTTGATACCCTGGCTCCGGCGCTTGGTTCCGTACACGGACCTTACCTTGGCGAGCCTAACCTCGGATTCAAAGAAATGGAAGAAATCCGTGATGCTGTTAAGCTTCCGCTCGTTCTTCACGGCGGTACCGGTATTCCATTGCATGATATCCAGAAGTCCATCTCCCTGGGAACTTCCAAAATCAACGTAAACACTGAGAACCAGATTGCATTCGCAAAAGTGGTTCGCGAAGTGCTGGCTGCTAAACCGGATGCTTACGATCCACGTACATTTATCGCACCAGGCCGTGAAGCTATCAAACAGACCGTTATCGGCAAAATCCGCGAATTCGGTTCCAGCAACAAAGCCTAA
- a CDS encoding UDP-N-acetylglucosamine 1-carboxyvinyltransferase: protein MEKLMIGGGRPLKGVVTISGAKNSAIALIPAAILAESEVVLDNLPSLSDVAVYSEILEELGATVSWTGSQMRIDPSRIVSIPMPNGPVKKLRASYYMMGALLGRFKEATIGLPGGCNFEPRPIDQHIKGFEALGATVTNDHGSIHLYAKELRGAKIYLDVSSVGATINIMLAASRAKGSTIIENAAKEPEIIDVATLLNSMGAVIKGAGTETIRIEGVTEMHGCRHSIIPDRIQAGTYMIAAAATRGNVLIDNVIPKHLEALTAKLLEMGVGIEELDESIRVIGRSKYEHVDVKALIYPGFATDLQSPMTSMLTQAEGVSVLSDFVYSNRFKHVPELVRMGAKIRVEGRSAIIEGGRLNAAKVKAADLRAGAALVIAGLTVDDGITEVTGVEYIDRGYDNLVTNMRDLGAEIWREED, encoded by the coding sequence ATGGAAAAGTTAATGATTGGCGGTGGACGTCCGCTAAAGGGCGTTGTAACCATCAGCGGAGCGAAGAATAGCGCGATCGCGCTTATTCCTGCGGCTATTTTAGCTGAATCTGAAGTTGTTCTGGATAATTTGCCGTCCCTAAGTGATGTAGCCGTATACTCCGAAATTCTTGAAGAGCTTGGCGCCACTGTCTCCTGGACAGGCAGCCAGATGAGAATCGACCCCTCCCGTATTGTTTCCATTCCCATGCCTAACGGACCAGTCAAAAAACTTCGTGCCTCTTATTATATGATGGGTGCGCTGCTTGGAAGATTTAAAGAAGCGACCATAGGTCTGCCCGGAGGCTGTAATTTCGAGCCCCGTCCGATTGATCAGCATATCAAAGGCTTTGAAGCACTAGGGGCAACCGTGACTAATGATCATGGTTCTATTCATCTGTATGCCAAGGAACTGCGCGGTGCAAAAATTTATTTAGATGTATCCAGCGTTGGTGCAACGATTAATATTATGCTGGCGGCTTCACGGGCCAAAGGCTCTACAATTATCGAAAATGCGGCTAAAGAGCCTGAGATTATAGATGTAGCAACCCTGTTAAACTCCATGGGCGCTGTTATTAAAGGTGCCGGAACAGAAACCATCCGGATAGAAGGCGTTACCGAGATGCATGGCTGCCGCCATTCCATCATTCCTGACCGGATTCAAGCTGGAACATACATGATTGCTGCGGCGGCAACGCGCGGCAACGTACTAATAGATAATGTTATTCCCAAGCATTTGGAGGCATTAACGGCCAAGCTGCTTGAGATGGGTGTAGGTATAGAGGAGCTGGATGAGAGCATCCGCGTTATCGGCAGATCCAAATATGAGCATGTCGATGTAAAGGCGCTGATCTATCCCGGCTTTGCAACCGATCTGCAGTCTCCGATGACGAGTATGCTGACCCAGGCTGAAGGGGTTAGTGTGCTTAGTGATTTCGTCTACAGCAACCGGTTCAAGCATGTTCCGGAGCTGGTGCGTATGGGGGCCAAAATCCGTGTTGAAGGACGCTCTGCCATCATTGAAGGCGGCAGGCTAAATGCGGCCAAAGTCAAAGCGGCTGATCTGCGTGCGGGTGCAGCGCTTGTGATTGCCGGACTGACTGTAGACGACGGGATCACCGAGGTGACCGGTGTAGAGTATATCGACCGCGGTTACGACAATCTGGTAACGAATATGCGTGACCTTGGCGCTGAAATCTGGCGCGAGGAAGACTAA
- the rho gene encoding transcription termination factor Rho, giving the protein MDLQISDLEEMKLTELYKLAKKYQIPYYGQLKKRELIFAILRAQAEQSGLMFMEGVLEILPEGYGFLRPINYLPSAEDIYISASQIRKFDLRSGDLVSGKCRTPKENERYFGLLQVNAVNGENPASAAERLHFPALTPLYPQDKLPLETSPTHLSTRIMDLLAPVGLGQRGLIVAPPKAGKTLLLKEIANSISTNNPEIELFVLLIDERPEEVTDMQRSVKGEVVASTFDELPENHIKVAELVLQRALRLVEHKKDVVILLDSITRLARAYNLVVPPSGRTLSGGIDPAAFHRPKRFFGSARNVEEGGSLTILATALIDTGSRMDDIIYEEFKGTGNMELHLDRKLAERRIFPAIDIRRSGTRREEVLLSKEELDTIWAIRKNMNESYDFVEGFLKKLRDSKTNAEFLASFDVSGKDSSSPSGTASSGGTSNSGASARRTSRPKTPSVPTT; this is encoded by the coding sequence ATGGATCTTCAAATTTCCGATCTGGAAGAAATGAAGCTGACCGAGCTGTATAAGCTGGCCAAGAAATACCAGATCCCTTACTACGGACAGCTGAAGAAACGGGAGCTGATCTTCGCTATCCTCCGGGCGCAGGCGGAGCAGAGCGGGCTCATGTTTATGGAAGGCGTGCTGGAAATATTGCCGGAAGGCTACGGGTTCCTGAGACCGATTAACTATTTGCCCAGTGCGGAAGATATTTATATCTCAGCCTCACAAATCCGCAAGTTTGATCTGAGAAGCGGCGATCTTGTATCAGGTAAATGCCGCACACCGAAAGAAAATGAACGGTACTTCGGTTTGCTTCAAGTCAATGCCGTCAACGGCGAGAATCCTGCCAGTGCAGCGGAGCGCTTGCATTTCCCGGCGCTAACACCTCTTTATCCGCAAGACAAGCTGCCGCTTGAAACATCCCCTACTCATCTGTCTACCCGAATAATGGATTTGCTTGCTCCTGTAGGCCTGGGGCAGCGCGGTTTGATTGTAGCACCTCCCAAAGCAGGGAAAACGCTCCTCCTGAAAGAAATTGCCAACAGTATCTCCACTAACAATCCCGAGATTGAGCTGTTCGTATTGCTGATTGATGAACGCCCTGAGGAAGTAACAGATATGCAGCGCTCGGTAAAGGGCGAGGTGGTCGCTTCTACTTTTGATGAACTGCCTGAGAATCATATCAAAGTTGCTGAGCTTGTGCTGCAGCGCGCCCTTCGCCTTGTAGAGCATAAGAAGGATGTTGTTATTCTGCTGGACAGCATTACGCGGCTGGCACGCGCATATAACCTTGTAGTTCCGCCATCCGGACGTACGCTCAGCGGAGGTATTGATCCTGCTGCCTTCCATCGTCCAAAACGGTTCTTTGGTTCAGCACGTAACGTGGAGGAGGGCGGAAGTCTGACCATTCTCGCTACAGCGCTGATTGATACCGGGTCACGGATGGATGATATCATTTATGAAGAATTTAAAGGTACAGGCAATATGGAGCTTCACTTGGACCGCAAGCTGGCCGAACGGCGTATTTTCCCTGCGATCGATATCCGGCGCTCCGGAACACGCCGCGAAGAAGTGCTGCTAAGCAAGGAAGAGCTGGATACCATTTGGGCTATCCGTAAAAATATGAATGAATCCTATGATTTCGTAGAAGGCTTCCTCAAGAAGCTTCGTGACAGTAAGACTAACGCTGAATTCCTGGCCTCGTTCGATGTATCCGGTAAAGATTCCTCATCGCCAAGCGGCACGGCCAGCAGCGGAGGAACCTCCAACAGCGGCGCTTCCGCCCGCCGGACTTCACGGCCAAAGACACCTTCTGTCCCTACAACCTGA
- a CDS encoding radical SAM protein, which yields MYLVYADEQGNVYDHPELYGLARSGDMIVEMLEEELIPLPDGATLVGLPSTRAVGMNPETGEMLSLPEGSQAVGALLPQGFTRLCLPGYVKTDKSYKLPLFGYSAVVWKDGGFYVAADPTDDPEQWNPLNCDREEVEVGVGDLKAKYPENRLYDHLSNCALGYECLTSSNTFLGRWEGAVPVSYSCNAGCFGCISEQPDDSGFVSPQTRMNFRPTVNEISQVMLEHLKTPQSIISFGQGCEGEPSTQAKIIIEAMREVRAVTDMGYININTNAGLSDHIRGIVDAGLDLMRVSTISALDDHYNAYYKPRGYTLANVEKSLKYAASQGVYTSINYLIFPGVTDREEEIEAMVEFCRRTDLKLIQMRNLNIDPESYLGLIPPAQGEILGMKTMLDIFREELPEVVIGSYTHIPPAELARVKERRVRL from the coding sequence ATGTATCTGGTATATGCCGATGAACAAGGAAATGTATATGATCATCCGGAGCTGTACGGGCTTGCCCGCAGCGGCGATATGATCGTTGAGATGCTGGAGGAGGAGCTTATTCCGCTTCCGGATGGGGCAACCCTGGTCGGGCTTCCGAGCACCCGCGCGGTCGGTATGAATCCCGAAACGGGTGAAATGCTTTCGCTGCCGGAGGGTTCACAGGCTGTCGGAGCACTGCTGCCGCAGGGCTTTACAAGACTGTGCCTTCCCGGTTATGTCAAGACGGATAAATCGTATAAGCTTCCGCTCTTCGGTTACTCCGCTGTAGTGTGGAAAGATGGCGGCTTTTATGTTGCTGCCGATCCGACGGATGATCCGGAGCAGTGGAATCCCCTTAACTGTGACAGGGAGGAAGTCGAGGTCGGGGTAGGCGATCTGAAAGCGAAGTATCCGGAGAACCGCTTATACGACCATCTTTCCAACTGTGCACTGGGTTACGAATGCCTTACTTCGTCTAATACATTCCTTGGCCGCTGGGAAGGAGCTGTTCCCGTATCTTACTCCTGTAATGCAGGGTGCTTCGGCTGTATTTCAGAGCAGCCGGATGACAGCGGGTTCGTCTCCCCGCAGACCCGGATGAACTTCCGGCCTACCGTAAATGAAATTTCCCAGGTTATGCTGGAGCACCTTAAGACACCGCAGTCGATTATCAGCTTCGGCCAGGGCTGTGAGGGAGAGCCTTCTACCCAGGCTAAGATAATTATTGAAGCGATGCGGGAAGTCCGGGCGGTTACCGATATGGGGTATATCAATATTAATACTAATGCTGGACTAAGTGATCATATCCGCGGAATTGTGGATGCAGGACTTGATTTGATGCGGGTCAGTACCATCAGCGCGCTTGATGATCACTATAATGCCTATTACAAGCCGCGCGGATATACGCTTGCCAACGTGGAGAAGTCGTTGAAGTATGCAGCCTCCCAGGGAGTTTATACATCAATCAATTACCTGATCTTCCCCGGAGTTACAGACCGGGAGGAAGAGATTGAAGCCATGGTTGAATTCTGCCGGCGGACAGATCTGAAGCTGATCCAAATGCGTAATCTTAATATTGACCCCGAGAGCTATCTTGGACTTATTCCTCCTGCACAAGGAGAGATTCTTGGCATGAAGACGATGCTGGATATATTCCGTGAAGAGCTCCCGGAGGTAGTTATTGGCTCGTATACACACATCCCCCCAGCCGAGCTGGCCCGGGTGAAGGAACGGCGTGTACGCCTCTAA
- the rpmE gene encoding 50S ribosomal protein L31 — protein sequence MQEAIQPKYHITTVTCACGNTFEAGSVKQELRVEICSNCHPFFTGKQKFLDAGGRVDKFKKKYGI from the coding sequence ATGCAAGAAGCCATTCAACCAAAGTACCACATCACTACTGTAACCTGTGCTTGCGGCAACACTTTCGAAGCTGGTTCTGTTAAGCAGGAACTGCGCGTCGAAATTTGCTCCAACTGCCACCCGTTCTTCACTGGCAAGCAGAAGTTCCTGGATGCTGGTGGTCGTGTCGATAAATTCAAGAAGAAATACGGTATCTAA
- the dnaX gene encoding DNA polymerase III subunit gamma/tau, with translation MEHIALYRAWRPQSFQDMVGQQHIIQTLQNAIREQRVSHAYLFSGPRGTGKTSAAKVLAKAVNCERGPGPEPCNECPSCLRITAGNIMDVQEIDAASNRGVEEIRDLRDKVKYAPTEVRRKVYIIDEVHMLTTEAFNALLKTLEEPPPHVMFILATTEPHKLPATIISRCQRFDFRRVSLEEQSGRLAEICLKEGITADTDALQYIARLSDGGMRDALSILDQISSFTDGQVTYQQVLGMTGGIPSEQFARLATAILEGDMGRLLELVEQLMQEGKSADKCLENLLYYFRDLLMIKMVPGADKLTDRVLNPAEFRDMAAGFTRGRLFQIIETLNRYLGEMKYATHPQTLFEVALMKLCTMQQEAEPAVASSAQAGSASATSAGGQPAAAGELDALKRQIAALEKKLEQAIQAGGISGAGRDQAAVQRQSPASSPAPRVSSGSKLPPQLDKFIASKDSADSNAIYKQWSTVLQAVKEERVTVHAWFVDGEPVSVMEDAVLVAFKNTIHRDTTEKPANRQVIEHVFAARLGKPYRLVTMMLRDWTEASQKSAAKPGTEELRLEHEHETAGEKSEPWIDEAIQLFGEDLVVIKE, from the coding sequence GTGGAACATATCGCGCTGTACCGTGCCTGGCGGCCTCAGTCGTTCCAGGACATGGTAGGACAGCAGCATATTATCCAGACGCTGCAGAATGCAATCCGTGAACAGCGGGTTTCTCATGCCTATCTGTTCAGCGGTCCGCGCGGAACAGGTAAGACGAGTGCAGCCAAAGTGCTCGCCAAAGCGGTCAATTGCGAGCGCGGACCGGGTCCGGAGCCGTGCAACGAATGTCCTTCCTGTCTAAGAATCACTGCGGGTAATATAATGGACGTACAGGAAATTGATGCAGCGTCTAACCGCGGAGTTGAAGAGATTCGTGACCTGCGGGACAAGGTGAAATATGCACCTACCGAGGTGCGCCGTAAAGTGTATATTATTGATGAAGTGCATATGCTGACAACAGAGGCGTTCAACGCTCTGCTGAAGACGCTTGAGGAGCCGCCGCCGCATGTAATGTTTATACTGGCGACAACAGAGCCGCATAAATTGCCGGCAACAATCATTTCCCGCTGCCAGCGGTTTGACTTCCGCCGGGTATCACTTGAAGAGCAGAGCGGCCGTCTTGCTGAAATCTGCCTCAAAGAGGGGATTACTGCAGATACTGATGCGCTGCAGTATATAGCGAGGCTCTCCGACGGAGGGATGCGTGATGCGCTCAGCATACTGGATCAGATATCTTCGTTTACAGACGGACAGGTGACCTATCAGCAGGTGCTTGGCATGACCGGCGGCATTCCTTCCGAGCAGTTTGCAAGGCTTGCCACGGCCATTCTGGAGGGGGATATGGGAAGGCTGCTGGAGCTGGTAGAGCAGCTGATGCAGGAAGGGAAGAGTGCTGATAAATGTCTCGAGAATCTGCTGTATTATTTCCGGGATCTTCTGATGATCAAGATGGTACCTGGTGCAGATAAGCTGACAGACAGGGTGCTTAACCCGGCAGAATTCCGTGACATGGCCGCCGGCTTTACACGTGGGCGGCTGTTTCAGATCATAGAAACCTTAAACCGCTATCTTGGTGAAATGAAATATGCAACGCATCCCCAGACGTTGTTTGAGGTAGCTCTTATGAAGCTGTGCACGATGCAGCAGGAAGCTGAACCGGCAGTAGCATCATCTGCACAGGCAGGGTCAGCGAGTGCTACTTCAGCCGGCGGGCAGCCTGCTGCGGCGGGTGAGCTGGATGCCTTGAAGCGGCAGATTGCTGCGCTGGAGAAGAAGCTTGAGCAGGCTATCCAGGCGGGCGGCATTTCAGGAGCAGGGCGGGATCAGGCGGCTGTACAGCGCCAGAGTCCGGCTTCAAGCCCTGCTCCGCGCGTATCGTCAGGCTCTAAGCTGCCTCCGCAGCTTGATAAATTCATTGCCAGCAAGGACAGTGCTGACTCCAATGCCATATATAAGCAGTGGAGTACGGTGCTGCAGGCCGTGAAGGAAGAGCGGGTCACGGTTCATGCCTGGTTTGTTGACGGCGAGCCGGTATCGGTTATGGAGGATGCGGTGCTTGTGGCTTTTAAGAATACCATCCACCGTGATACTACCGAGAAGCCGGCTAACCGCCAGGTAATTGAGCATGTCTTTGCTGCACGTCTGGGCAAGCCCTACAGGCTTGTGACGATGATGCTGCGTGACTGGACTGAGGCCTCCCAGAAATCGGCTGCCAAGCCGGGGACTGAGGAACTGCGGCTGGAGCATGAGCACGAAACGGCCGGAGAGAAGTCCGAACCATGGATTGACGAGGCGATCCAGCTTTTTGGAGAAGACCTTGTTGTCATAAAAGAGTGA
- a CDS encoding YbaB/EbfC family nucleoid-associated protein, which yields MNNMNQMMKQVKKMQEQMLKAQEELGSKTIEGTSGGGVVSVQVNGHKKLLSIQIKPEAVDPDDVEMLQDLVITAVNDALTKAEELANNDMGKFTGGMKIPGLF from the coding sequence ATGAATAATATGAACCAAATGATGAAGCAGGTTAAGAAAATGCAGGAACAGATGCTCAAGGCGCAGGAAGAGCTGGGCAGCAAAACAATCGAAGGAACATCCGGCGGAGGCGTAGTTTCCGTACAGGTTAACGGACACAAAAAACTGCTGTCCATCCAGATCAAACCGGAAGCAGTTGATCCGGATGATGTTGAAATGCTGCAGGATCTTGTCATTACTGCTGTCAACGATGCGCTTACCAAAGCGGAAGAGCTGGCTAACAACGACATGGGTAAATTCACTGGCGGAATGAAGATCCCGGGACTGTTCTAG
- the recR gene encoding recombination mediator RecR — MYYPEPLAKLIDAFTRLPGIGPKTAARLAFHVLHMKEDEVIDFAKALVSVKRNLHYCSVCCNITDTDPCRICQDKTRDASVICVVQESKDLVAIERTKEFDGYYHVLQGAISPMEGIGPDDIRLKELLTRLSDERVKELIMATNPNIEGEATAMYISRLVRPFEIKITRIAHGLPVGGDLEYADEVTLSKALEGRREL; from the coding sequence TTGTATTATCCAGAACCGCTAGCCAAGCTGATTGATGCTTTTACACGTTTGCCCGGGATCGGGCCCAAGACGGCAGCCCGGCTGGCTTTTCATGTGCTTCACATGAAAGAGGACGAAGTTATTGATTTTGCCAAGGCGCTGGTCAGCGTCAAACGAAATCTTCACTACTGCTCGGTCTGCTGTAATATTACCGATACTGATCCGTGCCGGATTTGTCAGGATAAGACCCGTGATGCTTCGGTGATCTGTGTAGTTCAGGAATCCAAGGATCTTGTGGCCATAGAGCGGACAAAGGAGTTTGACGGCTATTATCATGTGCTGCAGGGGGCGATCTCTCCAATGGAGGGAATTGGTCCGGATGATATCCGCCTCAAAGAGCTCCTGACGCGCTTAAGTGACGAACGGGTGAAGGAGCTGATTATGGCTACGAACCCGAATATAGAAGGGGAAGCTACAGCTATGTATATTTCCCGGCTCGTCCGCCCGTTTGAAATTAAAATCACGAGAATAGCCCATGGCTTGCCTGTAGGCGGCGATTTGGAGTATGCGGATGAAGTAACCTTGTCCAAGGCTCTGGAAGGCCGACGCGAGCTCTGA
- a CDS encoding pro-sigmaK processing inhibitor BofA family protein → MRAVALGILIGSVILLGLIVFRKKLGWAWLTLFGSHLVLAALGIYIVNFSGLLTEVYIPLNPATIGTVTVLGLPGVLMLLGLKITLF, encoded by the coding sequence GTGAGGGCGGTAGCGTTAGGTATCTTAATTGGCTCAGTTATCTTGCTTGGTTTGATTGTATTTCGTAAAAAGCTTGGCTGGGCCTGGCTGACTTTATTCGGCAGTCATCTGGTATTAGCGGCACTTGGCATTTATATTGTTAATTTCTCTGGTTTACTTACTGAAGTTTATATCCCTTTGAATCCTGCTACAATAGGCACAGTAACGGTTTTGGGGCTTCCTGGAGTATTGATGCTGCTCGGTTTAAAAATAACTTTGTTTTAA